A region of Vitis vinifera cultivar Pinot Noir 40024 chromosome 15, ASM3070453v1 DNA encodes the following proteins:
- the MADS3 gene encoding MADS-box protein 3 — protein MGRGRVELKRIENKINRQVTFSKRRNGLLKKAYELSVLCDAEVALIIFSSRGKLYEFGSAGTTKTLERYQRVCYTPQDNNMECETQSWYQEVSKLKAKYESLQRTQRHLLGEDLGPLSVKELQNLEKQLEGALAQARQRKTQMMIEQMEDLRRKERQLGDLNKQLKLKLEAEGQSLKAIQGSWNPSTATAGNSSFPVHPSQSNPMDCEPEPILQIGYHHYVPAEGPSVSKSMAGESNFIQGWVL, from the exons atggggAGAGGAAGAGTGGAGCTGAAGAGGATAGAGAACAAGATCAACCGTCAAGTTACCTTCTCCAAACGCAGAAATGGTCTGCTCAAGAAGGCCTATGAACTTTCTGTGCTTTGTGATGCTGAGGTTGCTCTCATCATCTTCTCTAGCCGCGGCAAGCTCTATGAGTTTGGCAGTGCTGG TACTACCAAAACCCTAGAGCGGTATCAACGCGTCTGCTACACTCCTCAAGACAACAATATGGAATGTGAAACACAG AGTTGGTACCAAGAGGTGTCAAAGTTAAAGGCAAAATATGAATCTCTCCAGCGCACCCAAAG GCATTTGCTTGGAGAAGATCTTGGACCGCTGAGTGTCAAAGAACTGCAAAATCTTGAGAAACAGCTTGAAGGAGCTCTAGCACAAGCTAGGCAAAGGAAG ACCCAAATGATGATAGAACAAATGGAAGACCTTCGCAGGAAG GAGCGACAGCTTGGGGATCTAAACAAACAGCTCAAACTTAAG CTTGAGGCCGAGGGACAAAGTCTTAAAGCCATTCAAGGTTCATGGAACCCCAGTACTGCAACTGCTGGAAACAGCAGCTTCCCTGTGCATCCTTCCCAATCTAACCCAATGGACTGCGAACCCGAACCCATCTTGCAAATTGG GTACCATCACTATGTTCCAGCAGAAGGGCCGTCTGTTTCAAAGAGCATGGCTGGTGAGAGCAACTTCATCCAAGGGTGGGTTCTTTGA